Proteins encoded in a region of the Drosophila gunungcola strain Sukarami chromosome 3L unlocalized genomic scaffold, Dgunungcola_SK_2 000005F, whole genome shotgun sequence genome:
- the LOC128259068 gene encoding PHD finger protein rhinoceros isoform X2, translated as MPVIADAASDEPPAKCCKHCEESTQSVDGGPASWRLTLDQDLIDTLKGNFPSWFQGSAAGGGGGGGSASKQQHQHHHQHQHPLAQQKHHQLVATGSVIPITIDTKLAAQSNTNTLQQHHHQQQQQQAIILGHSSPSSSSASPASSVSSNSSKKSISSSLSSCSSSSSHSSSSSHCHSKSGSSGGSKGSAAGATTASRFLNKSTSTSPTKSLSRTLKATQKTGGNQKVGQLVKSASLHSLSSGSSGSSGCSSGNSASGSSSLLATISSTPLTTVELISSAACSGLLATRLSGKALEHTFQDIILLHEAYGDMSEGEQRLHATFLGSSDDGNNSDCYDARQSPPKAIVDSSPLQPAMDKNKESLKVKLMVRRPHSQLVEQGIIPSLKTSPAIHEQCKQLERAKTSDLLKAKIQQRPNREDLERLHILEEDECHIDPSLAEKQRMLKKARLADQLNSQIQHRPGPLELIKKNILHTEKPIEKIVKEGLVSFKATSEGLLTRPQHPHSYMTFDEDSLSSESDTRQTPPRLDDPMAVAVVAASSPPTDVLQAAAASAGIVTMALTMPTTGQLVVTSPQIQQIQQPKAVLAPVIPPPPPPPPLPMATSSVIKVKQETANLFEELCQSVTASHHQYLPMLPSPCSLASSSTSTLSPLSSIASPPPPPLNSSTRHLHLQPVSLKSDAPGKDKNRKKSKSKPVSKARTIKFHEYKGPPSAAGQKQDQTQPEETSYQLMLEQQNCLLKFLENLNKNQSIIPAISAGAPGAPAPTSSNNNNSITVTTKTVPALASAQSQPAAAPISLPNTISITSSAGGAPLNFGDTTMLTATPTPPTLSLIATPQQHQQQQQQQHQHQQHHPVVVQHPPPLPSPALSISSSIPASPATSYAESTTSSITDLTRLEKMKVSDLKQHLKRRNLPVSGPKPHLIERLKPYLPLEPLESIVTGGSHSASNGNVTSEVITISDAMDTSNCGLVEQPQPVTMLVSDAAGIEHEQMDVVQQQLADNTHPMTLQTILPPQPQTATIILSNEELLREQQRKIDELQRQLQRSQQELQKIRQRQQHQQQQQHQHQQTVTAQVVNALPSQQITLITTTTANGPQQTLTVMPQQQQQVEKSNIPAKVTVKAAAGGLAKVNGLQQQQGSSAAKKSASNSNSSSNNSSSNIISSSSSANPPPINQKMVVKQQLEAKIQKQKAAAAAAAQQQQQQQQQQERQQQTQHMIGLSHQPKSSLEILQQQQQQQQNQQQQQQQVRLLTQKTQTVLIPFNNNNNNHIINNAPAKTTAKKCNVPASNATTILHSAKPAATAAAAATVAPVTQHHNNLGLLWNEGNQTIFLVGLNDQHMTAHTLGNISLTATTTAAPQATAATPAATATPAAAAPPKKLLNGHQRTNSLPSIVFPIEAKSIITQQQLQQMQQQQFQPAQQQLIQLDIKPSPAPPPHYEEATKQLAASKAAALNGLLPLVKIKEEPVASPVPAAAPPTPTAPLSKRKSAGIKSEQVSDVLDILIKQGELPESAALEPITPLTPLPELSMFPGATPTTAAGGASIVPLVPKLEAPSTPAQSLVDMAMDTNEFQQSNHGFIESIDMSSPLQTDTSSIDAESVAKTLDIFLEQHHATPPPSTPPKSCHSGSGEKPNSPDAKLNHFDEYELLELMSQQLEMDMGDDSTGYCHGSSLKSGNSNGNGNGNGNNNLRRDLNPSLQPSINELLDASSPDSVLLNNNANPDVDFDADSFVAQLSQHVTGNGNSPGGVNCNPGSLESSSSSLAVNGHFSSHSTPMDCDDFESTLNSFMQAVTQPQAGQHGEYSTAATSINGTGGGGGGGVDNGSGGGAGGGAVDAFNASGDIFDLFNMDDYKMNWAAGDFTV; from the exons AGTCTACGCAAAGCGTGGACGGCGGACCTGCATCGTGGCGTTTAACGCTCGATCAGGATCTAATTGACACGCTCAAGGGCAACTTTCCCAGCTGGTTCCAGGGCTCAGCTgccggcggaggaggaggcggaggatcAGCCAgcaagcagcagcatcagcatcatcatcagcatcagcatccgCTGGCCCAGCAGAAGCACCACCAACTAGTGGCCACCGGCAGTGTCATACCCATAACCATTGACACCAAACTCGCCGCCCAAAGCAATACAAATACACTccagcaacatcatcatcagcagcagcagcagcaggcgatCATCCTGGGCCACAGTTCGCCCTCTTCGTCGTCGGCCTCGCCCGCATCCTCCGTCAGTTCCAACTCCTCGAAGAAGTCCATCAGCAGCAGTctgagcagctgcagcagcagcagtagccaTAGTAGTAGCAGTTCCCACTGCCACTCCAAGTCCGGTTCCAGTGGTGGTTCCAAGGGATCCGCCGCAGGAGCAACAACGGCGAGCAGGTTCCTCAACAAATCCACCTCGACGTCGCCCACGAAGAGCCTGTCGAGAACTTTGAAGGCCACCCAGAAGACAGGGGGCAACCAGAAGGTGGGCCAGCTGGTCAAGTCCGCCTCGCTGCACAGCttgagcagcggcagcagcggcagtaGCGGCTGCAGCAGCGGGAACAGTGCCAGCGGCAGCTCCTCGCTGCTGGCCACCATCTCCAGCACGCCACTGACCACCGTCGAGCTCATCTCGAGCGCCGCCTGCAGTGGCCTCCTGGCCACCAGGCTCAGCGGCAAGGCCTTGGAGCACACCTTTCAGGACATCATACTGCTGCACGAGGCCTACGGCGACATGTCGGAGG GTGAGCAGCGTTTGCATGCGACGTTTCTGGGCAGCAGCGATGATGGCAACAACTCGGATTGTTACGATGCCAGACAGTCGCCGCCAAAGGCAATCGTGGATTCCAGTCCGCTGCAGCCAGCCATGGACAAGAACAAAGAAT CGCTCAAAGTGAAGCTCATGGTGCGACGTCCACATTCGCAGCTCGTCGAGCAGGGCATCATACCAT CTCTGAAGACCTCGCCCGCCATCCACGAACAATGCAAGCAACTGGAGCGCGCCAAGACCAGCGATCTGCTGAAGGCCAAGATCCAGCAGCGACCGAATCGCGAGGATCTGGAGCGGCTGCACATCCTGGAGGAGGACGAGTGCCACATCGACCCGAGTCTGGCGGAGAAGCAGCGCATGCTGAAGAAGGCTCGCCTGGCCGATCAGCTCAACTCGCAGATCCAGCATCGTCCGGGTCCGCTGGAGCTAATCAAAAAGAACATTCTGCACACGGAAAAGCCAATCGAGAAGATTGTGAAGGAAGGCCTGGTATCCTTCAAGGCCACCAGTGAGGGATTGCTGACCAGACCGCAGCATCCGCATAGTTACATGACCTTCGATGAGGATTCCCTGAGTTCGGAGAGCGACACGCGGCAGACGCCACCGCGTTTGGACGATCCAATGGCAGTGGCAGTCGTGGCAGCCAGTTCACCACCCACCGATGTGCTGCAGGCGGCGGCTGCCTCGGCTGGCATAGTGACCATGGCCCTGACCATGCCCACGACGGGTCAACTGGTGGTCACTTCTCCGCAGATTCAGCAGATCCAGCAGCCGAAAGCGGTCTTGGCACCAGTGATAccacctccgccgccgccaccaccgctGCCCATGGCCACCAGTAGTGTCATTAAAGTGAAGCAGGAGACGGCCAATCTGTTCGAGGAACTGTGCCAGAGTGTCACGGCCAGTCATCATCAATACCTGCCCATGCTGCCCTCGCCCTGTTCCCTGGCCTCCAGCTCTACGTCCACTTTGAGTCCGCTTTCGTCCATTGCCTCGCCTCCGCCACCGCCCCTGAACTCCAGCACTCGACACCTGCACTTGCAGCCCGTTTCCCTCAAGTCCGATGCCCCGGGTAAGGATAAGAACAGGAAGAAATCCAAATCCAAGCCGGTGTCCAAGGCCAGGACCATTAAATTCCACGAGTACAAGGGACCGCCGAGTGCGGCTGGCCAAAAGCAGGATCAAACGCAGCCGGAGGAGACCTCCTACCAGCTCATGTTGGAGCAGCAGAACTGCCTGCTCAAGTTTTTGGAGAACCTCAATAAGAATCAGTCCATAATACCAGCGATTTCGGCAGGTGCTCCAGGTGCTCCAGCtcccaccagcagcaacaacaacaacagcatcaCGGTGACCACGAAAACGGTGCCAGCTCTGGCCTCTGCGCAATCTCAACCAGCTGCAGCTCCCATTAGTCTGCCCAATACCATCTCCATTACGAGCAGTGCGGGAGGAGCTCCTCTAAATTTTGGGGACACAACCATGCTGacagccacgcccacgccgCCCACTCTATCGCTAATAGCCACTccacagcaacatcagcagcagcagcagcagcagcatcagcatcagcaacaccATCCGGTTGTGGTGCAACATCCGCCACCTTTGCCCTCGCCAGCGCTCTCAATTAGCTCCTCAATACCAGCCAGTCCGGCCACCAGTTATGCCGAATCCACAACCAGTTCCATCACTGACCTAACGCGTCTGGAGAAGATGAAGGTCTCGGATCTGAAACAGCATCTTAAGCGCAGGAATTTGCCCGTTTCCGGACCCAAACCGCATCTTATAGAGCGGCTGAAACCGTATTTGCCCTTGGAGCCACTTGAAAGCATTGTAACAGGAGGAAGTCACTCCGCTTCGAATGGCAATGTCACCAGCGAGGTGATCACCATCAGCGATGCCATGGACACCAGTAATTGTGGTCTGGTGGAGCAACCACAGCCAGTGACCATGTTGGTCTCCGATGCGGCGGGCATCGAGCATGAACAGATGGATGTGGTGCAGCAGCAACTAGCGGATAATACGCATCCGATGACGCTGCAGACTATACTGCCTCCCCAGCCGCAAACTGCTACCATAATCTTGAGCAACGAGGAATTGCTGAGGGAGCAGCAGCGTAAGATTGATGAACTGCAAAGGCAGTTGCAGCGATCGCAGCAGGAGTTGCAGAAGATACGCCAGCGgcaacagcatcagcagcagcagcagcatcagcatcagcaaaCGGTGACAGCTCAGGTGGTGAATGCATTGCCCTCGCAGCAAATAACACTgatcaccaccaccaccgcgaATGGGCCGCAGCAAACGTTGACTGTGAtgccgcaacagcagcaacaggtgGAGAAGAGCAACATACCCGCCAAGGTGACCGTGAAAGCTGCTGCTGGAGGTCTGGCCAAGGTAAATGggttgcagcagcaacagggaTCATCGGCAGCCAAGAAGTcagccagcaacagcaactctagcagcaacaacagcagtagcaacatcatctcctcctcctcgtcagCCAATCCACCGCCCATCAACCAGAAGATGGTAGTCAAGCAGCAGCTGGAGGCCAAAATCCAAAAGCAAaaggcagcggcagcagctgctgcacagcagcaacaacagcagcagcagcaacaagagAGACAACAGCAAACGCAGCATATGATTG GACTGAGTCACCAGCCAAAGTCTAGTCTGGAGATActacagcaacagcagcaacaacaacaaaatcagcagcaacaacagcaacaggtgCGCCTGCTCACGCAAAAGACACAAACTGTACTCATTCcattcaacaacaacaacaacaaccacataATAAACAACGCTCCTGCCAAGACAACAGCCAAGAAATGCAATGTGCCCGCCAGCAATGCAACAACCATATTGCATTCAGCCAAgccagcggcaacagcagcagcagcagcaactgttGCTCCAGTTACACAGCATCACAACAATTTGGGACTGCTGTGGAACGAGGGCAATCAGACCATCTTCCTGGTGGGTCTAAACGATCAGCACATGACGGCGCACACGCTGGGCAACATCAGTTTAACGGCCaccacaacagcagcaccacaagcaacagcagcaacaccagctgcaacagcaactcccgctgctgctgctcctcccaAAAAGCTGCTGAATGGCCATCAACGCACAAACTCCCTGCCCAGCATTGTCTTTCCCATCGAAGCCAAGTCCATCATCacgcagcagcagttgcagcaaatgcagcagcagcaattccAGCCTGCCCAGCAGCAACTTATCCAGCTGGACATTAAACCCTCGCCAGCACCACCGCCGCACTATGAGGAGGCCACCAAGCAGCTGGCAGCCAGCAAGGCGGCAGCTCTAAATGGTCTCCTGCCGCTGGTGAAGATCAAGGAGGAGCCTGTGGCCTCGCCAGTGCCTGCTGCAGCGCCTCCGACTCCCACTGCTCCGCTGAGCAAACGCAAATCAGCGGGCATCAAGTCCGAACAGGTCAGCGATGTCCTGGACATACTCATCAAACAGGGCGAACTGCCCGAAAGTGCCGCTCTGGAGCCCATTACACCGCTCACTCCGCTGCCCGAGTTGTCGATGTTCCCGGGAGCCACGCCCACGACGGCGGCGGGGGGAGCCAGCATTGTGCCACTGGTGCCCAAGCTGGAGGCACCTTCGACACCAGCCCAATCATTAGTGGACATGGCCATGGACACTAATGAATTTCAGCAGTCTAACCATGGCTTTATAGAGAGCATAGACATGTCCTCGCCCCTGCAAACTGATACCTCATCTATTGATGCAGAGAGTGTGGCCAAGACCTTGGACATTTTCCTGGAGCAGCACCATGCCACGCCGCCGCCCAGCACGCCGCCCAAAAGCTGTCACAGCGGCAGCGGTGAGAAGCCCAACAGTCCGGATGCCAAACTCAATCACTTCGATGAGTACGAGTTGCTGGAGCTGATGTCGCAGCAACTGGAGATGGACATGGGTGATGACTCCACTGGCTATTGCCATGGCTCGTCGCTTAAGAGTGGCAacagcaatggcaatggcaatggcaatggcaacaacaacCTGCGACGCGATCTCAATCCCAGTTTGCAGCCCTCCATCAATGAGCTGCTGGATGCCAGCAGTCCGGACAGTGTGCTGCTGAATAACAATGCCAATCCCGATGTGGACTTCGATGCGGATAGTTTTGTGGCCCAGTTGAGCCAGCATGTCACGGGGAATGGCAACAGTCCGGGCGGAGTCAATTGCAATCCAGGATCCCTGGAATCATCTTCCTCTTCGTTGGCGGTGAATGGCCATTTCAGCAGCCACAGCACGCCCATGGATTGCGACGATTTTGAGAGCACACTGAACTCTTTCATGCAGGCGGTGACGCAACCGCAGGCGGGCCAACATGGCGAATACTCAACGGCAGCCACGAGCATCAATGGtactggaggaggaggaggtggaggagtgGACAACGGCAGCggtggaggagcaggaggaggagcagtgGACGCCTTTAATGCCAGCGGCGATATATTCGATCTGTTCAACATGGACGACTACAAGATGAACTGGGCAGCAGGGGATTTTACAGTCTAG
- the LOC128259068 gene encoding PHD finger protein rhinoceros isoform X1 produces MPVIADAASDEPPAKCCKHCEFPLWPINWNPFEKSTQSVDGGPASWRLTLDQDLIDTLKGNFPSWFQGSAAGGGGGGGSASKQQHQHHHQHQHPLAQQKHHQLVATGSVIPITIDTKLAAQSNTNTLQQHHHQQQQQQAIILGHSSPSSSSASPASSVSSNSSKKSISSSLSSCSSSSSHSSSSSHCHSKSGSSGGSKGSAAGATTASRFLNKSTSTSPTKSLSRTLKATQKTGGNQKVGQLVKSASLHSLSSGSSGSSGCSSGNSASGSSSLLATISSTPLTTVELISSAACSGLLATRLSGKALEHTFQDIILLHEAYGDMSEGEQRLHATFLGSSDDGNNSDCYDARQSPPKAIVDSSPLQPAMDKNKESLKVKLMVRRPHSQLVEQGIIPSLKTSPAIHEQCKQLERAKTSDLLKAKIQQRPNREDLERLHILEEDECHIDPSLAEKQRMLKKARLADQLNSQIQHRPGPLELIKKNILHTEKPIEKIVKEGLVSFKATSEGLLTRPQHPHSYMTFDEDSLSSESDTRQTPPRLDDPMAVAVVAASSPPTDVLQAAAASAGIVTMALTMPTTGQLVVTSPQIQQIQQPKAVLAPVIPPPPPPPPLPMATSSVIKVKQETANLFEELCQSVTASHHQYLPMLPSPCSLASSSTSTLSPLSSIASPPPPPLNSSTRHLHLQPVSLKSDAPGKDKNRKKSKSKPVSKARTIKFHEYKGPPSAAGQKQDQTQPEETSYQLMLEQQNCLLKFLENLNKNQSIIPAISAGAPGAPAPTSSNNNNSITVTTKTVPALASAQSQPAAAPISLPNTISITSSAGGAPLNFGDTTMLTATPTPPTLSLIATPQQHQQQQQQQHQHQQHHPVVVQHPPPLPSPALSISSSIPASPATSYAESTTSSITDLTRLEKMKVSDLKQHLKRRNLPVSGPKPHLIERLKPYLPLEPLESIVTGGSHSASNGNVTSEVITISDAMDTSNCGLVEQPQPVTMLVSDAAGIEHEQMDVVQQQLADNTHPMTLQTILPPQPQTATIILSNEELLREQQRKIDELQRQLQRSQQELQKIRQRQQHQQQQQHQHQQTVTAQVVNALPSQQITLITTTTANGPQQTLTVMPQQQQQVEKSNIPAKVTVKAAAGGLAKVNGLQQQQGSSAAKKSASNSNSSSNNSSSNIISSSSSANPPPINQKMVVKQQLEAKIQKQKAAAAAAAQQQQQQQQQQERQQQTQHMIGLSHQPKSSLEILQQQQQQQQNQQQQQQQVRLLTQKTQTVLIPFNNNNNNHIINNAPAKTTAKKCNVPASNATTILHSAKPAATAAAAATVAPVTQHHNNLGLLWNEGNQTIFLVGLNDQHMTAHTLGNISLTATTTAAPQATAATPAATATPAAAAPPKKLLNGHQRTNSLPSIVFPIEAKSIITQQQLQQMQQQQFQPAQQQLIQLDIKPSPAPPPHYEEATKQLAASKAAALNGLLPLVKIKEEPVASPVPAAAPPTPTAPLSKRKSAGIKSEQVSDVLDILIKQGELPESAALEPITPLTPLPELSMFPGATPTTAAGGASIVPLVPKLEAPSTPAQSLVDMAMDTNEFQQSNHGFIESIDMSSPLQTDTSSIDAESVAKTLDIFLEQHHATPPPSTPPKSCHSGSGEKPNSPDAKLNHFDEYELLELMSQQLEMDMGDDSTGYCHGSSLKSGNSNGNGNGNGNNNLRRDLNPSLQPSINELLDASSPDSVLLNNNANPDVDFDADSFVAQLSQHVTGNGNSPGGVNCNPGSLESSSSSLAVNGHFSSHSTPMDCDDFESTLNSFMQAVTQPQAGQHGEYSTAATSINGTGGGGGGGVDNGSGGGAGGGAVDAFNASGDIFDLFNMDDYKMNWAAGDFTV; encoded by the exons AGTCTACGCAAAGCGTGGACGGCGGACCTGCATCGTGGCGTTTAACGCTCGATCAGGATCTAATTGACACGCTCAAGGGCAACTTTCCCAGCTGGTTCCAGGGCTCAGCTgccggcggaggaggaggcggaggatcAGCCAgcaagcagcagcatcagcatcatcatcagcatcagcatccgCTGGCCCAGCAGAAGCACCACCAACTAGTGGCCACCGGCAGTGTCATACCCATAACCATTGACACCAAACTCGCCGCCCAAAGCAATACAAATACACTccagcaacatcatcatcagcagcagcagcagcaggcgatCATCCTGGGCCACAGTTCGCCCTCTTCGTCGTCGGCCTCGCCCGCATCCTCCGTCAGTTCCAACTCCTCGAAGAAGTCCATCAGCAGCAGTctgagcagctgcagcagcagcagtagccaTAGTAGTAGCAGTTCCCACTGCCACTCCAAGTCCGGTTCCAGTGGTGGTTCCAAGGGATCCGCCGCAGGAGCAACAACGGCGAGCAGGTTCCTCAACAAATCCACCTCGACGTCGCCCACGAAGAGCCTGTCGAGAACTTTGAAGGCCACCCAGAAGACAGGGGGCAACCAGAAGGTGGGCCAGCTGGTCAAGTCCGCCTCGCTGCACAGCttgagcagcggcagcagcggcagtaGCGGCTGCAGCAGCGGGAACAGTGCCAGCGGCAGCTCCTCGCTGCTGGCCACCATCTCCAGCACGCCACTGACCACCGTCGAGCTCATCTCGAGCGCCGCCTGCAGTGGCCTCCTGGCCACCAGGCTCAGCGGCAAGGCCTTGGAGCACACCTTTCAGGACATCATACTGCTGCACGAGGCCTACGGCGACATGTCGGAGG GTGAGCAGCGTTTGCATGCGACGTTTCTGGGCAGCAGCGATGATGGCAACAACTCGGATTGTTACGATGCCAGACAGTCGCCGCCAAAGGCAATCGTGGATTCCAGTCCGCTGCAGCCAGCCATGGACAAGAACAAAGAAT CGCTCAAAGTGAAGCTCATGGTGCGACGTCCACATTCGCAGCTCGTCGAGCAGGGCATCATACCAT CTCTGAAGACCTCGCCCGCCATCCACGAACAATGCAAGCAACTGGAGCGCGCCAAGACCAGCGATCTGCTGAAGGCCAAGATCCAGCAGCGACCGAATCGCGAGGATCTGGAGCGGCTGCACATCCTGGAGGAGGACGAGTGCCACATCGACCCGAGTCTGGCGGAGAAGCAGCGCATGCTGAAGAAGGCTCGCCTGGCCGATCAGCTCAACTCGCAGATCCAGCATCGTCCGGGTCCGCTGGAGCTAATCAAAAAGAACATTCTGCACACGGAAAAGCCAATCGAGAAGATTGTGAAGGAAGGCCTGGTATCCTTCAAGGCCACCAGTGAGGGATTGCTGACCAGACCGCAGCATCCGCATAGTTACATGACCTTCGATGAGGATTCCCTGAGTTCGGAGAGCGACACGCGGCAGACGCCACCGCGTTTGGACGATCCAATGGCAGTGGCAGTCGTGGCAGCCAGTTCACCACCCACCGATGTGCTGCAGGCGGCGGCTGCCTCGGCTGGCATAGTGACCATGGCCCTGACCATGCCCACGACGGGTCAACTGGTGGTCACTTCTCCGCAGATTCAGCAGATCCAGCAGCCGAAAGCGGTCTTGGCACCAGTGATAccacctccgccgccgccaccaccgctGCCCATGGCCACCAGTAGTGTCATTAAAGTGAAGCAGGAGACGGCCAATCTGTTCGAGGAACTGTGCCAGAGTGTCACGGCCAGTCATCATCAATACCTGCCCATGCTGCCCTCGCCCTGTTCCCTGGCCTCCAGCTCTACGTCCACTTTGAGTCCGCTTTCGTCCATTGCCTCGCCTCCGCCACCGCCCCTGAACTCCAGCACTCGACACCTGCACTTGCAGCCCGTTTCCCTCAAGTCCGATGCCCCGGGTAAGGATAAGAACAGGAAGAAATCCAAATCCAAGCCGGTGTCCAAGGCCAGGACCATTAAATTCCACGAGTACAAGGGACCGCCGAGTGCGGCTGGCCAAAAGCAGGATCAAACGCAGCCGGAGGAGACCTCCTACCAGCTCATGTTGGAGCAGCAGAACTGCCTGCTCAAGTTTTTGGAGAACCTCAATAAGAATCAGTCCATAATACCAGCGATTTCGGCAGGTGCTCCAGGTGCTCCAGCtcccaccagcagcaacaacaacaacagcatcaCGGTGACCACGAAAACGGTGCCAGCTCTGGCCTCTGCGCAATCTCAACCAGCTGCAGCTCCCATTAGTCTGCCCAATACCATCTCCATTACGAGCAGTGCGGGAGGAGCTCCTCTAAATTTTGGGGACACAACCATGCTGacagccacgcccacgccgCCCACTCTATCGCTAATAGCCACTccacagcaacatcagcagcagcagcagcagcagcatcagcatcagcaacaccATCCGGTTGTGGTGCAACATCCGCCACCTTTGCCCTCGCCAGCGCTCTCAATTAGCTCCTCAATACCAGCCAGTCCGGCCACCAGTTATGCCGAATCCACAACCAGTTCCATCACTGACCTAACGCGTCTGGAGAAGATGAAGGTCTCGGATCTGAAACAGCATCTTAAGCGCAGGAATTTGCCCGTTTCCGGACCCAAACCGCATCTTATAGAGCGGCTGAAACCGTATTTGCCCTTGGAGCCACTTGAAAGCATTGTAACAGGAGGAAGTCACTCCGCTTCGAATGGCAATGTCACCAGCGAGGTGATCACCATCAGCGATGCCATGGACACCAGTAATTGTGGTCTGGTGGAGCAACCACAGCCAGTGACCATGTTGGTCTCCGATGCGGCGGGCATCGAGCATGAACAGATGGATGTGGTGCAGCAGCAACTAGCGGATAATACGCATCCGATGACGCTGCAGACTATACTGCCTCCCCAGCCGCAAACTGCTACCATAATCTTGAGCAACGAGGAATTGCTGAGGGAGCAGCAGCGTAAGATTGATGAACTGCAAAGGCAGTTGCAGCGATCGCAGCAGGAGTTGCAGAAGATACGCCAGCGgcaacagcatcagcagcagcagcagcatcagcatcagcaaaCGGTGACAGCTCAGGTGGTGAATGCATTGCCCTCGCAGCAAATAACACTgatcaccaccaccaccgcgaATGGGCCGCAGCAAACGTTGACTGTGAtgccgcaacagcagcaacaggtgGAGAAGAGCAACATACCCGCCAAGGTGACCGTGAAAGCTGCTGCTGGAGGTCTGGCCAAGGTAAATGggttgcagcagcaacagggaTCATCGGCAGCCAAGAAGTcagccagcaacagcaactctagcagcaacaacagcagtagcaacatcatctcctcctcctcgtcagCCAATCCACCGCCCATCAACCAGAAGATGGTAGTCAAGCAGCAGCTGGAGGCCAAAATCCAAAAGCAAaaggcagcggcagcagctgctgcacagcagcaacaacagcagcagcagcaacaagagAGACAACAGCAAACGCAGCATATGATTG GACTGAGTCACCAGCCAAAGTCTAGTCTGGAGATActacagcaacagcagcaacaacaacaaaatcagcagcaacaacagcaacaggtgCGCCTGCTCACGCAAAAGACACAAACTGTACTCATTCcattcaacaacaacaacaacaaccacataATAAACAACGCTCCTGCCAAGACAACAGCCAAGAAATGCAATGTGCCCGCCAGCAATGCAACAACCATATTGCATTCAGCCAAgccagcggcaacagcagcagcagcagcaactgttGCTCCAGTTACACAGCATCACAACAATTTGGGACTGCTGTGGAACGAGGGCAATCAGACCATCTTCCTGGTGGGTCTAAACGATCAGCACATGACGGCGCACACGCTGGGCAACATCAGTTTAACGGCCaccacaacagcagcaccacaagcaacagcagcaacaccagctgcaacagcaactcccgctgctgctgctcctcccaAAAAGCTGCTGAATGGCCATCAACGCACAAACTCCCTGCCCAGCATTGTCTTTCCCATCGAAGCCAAGTCCATCATCacgcagcagcagttgcagcaaatgcagcagcagcaattccAGCCTGCCCAGCAGCAACTTATCCAGCTGGACATTAAACCCTCGCCAGCACCACCGCCGCACTATGAGGAGGCCACCAAGCAGCTGGCAGCCAGCAAGGCGGCAGCTCTAAATGGTCTCCTGCCGCTGGTGAAGATCAAGGAGGAGCCTGTGGCCTCGCCAGTGCCTGCTGCAGCGCCTCCGACTCCCACTGCTCCGCTGAGCAAACGCAAATCAGCGGGCATCAAGTCCGAACAGGTCAGCGATGTCCTGGACATACTCATCAAACAGGGCGAACTGCCCGAAAGTGCCGCTCTGGAGCCCATTACACCGCTCACTCCGCTGCCCGAGTTGTCGATGTTCCCGGGAGCCACGCCCACGACGGCGGCGGGGGGAGCCAGCATTGTGCCACTGGTGCCCAAGCTGGAGGCACCTTCGACACCAGCCCAATCATTAGTGGACATGGCCATGGACACTAATGAATTTCAGCAGTCTAACCATGGCTTTATAGAGAGCATAGACATGTCCTCGCCCCTGCAAACTGATACCTCATCTATTGATGCAGAGAGTGTGGCCAAGACCTTGGACATTTTCCTGGAGCAGCACCATGCCACGCCGCCGCCCAGCACGCCGCCCAAAAGCTGTCACAGCGGCAGCGGTGAGAAGCCCAACAGTCCGGATGCCAAACTCAATCACTTCGATGAGTACGAGTTGCTGGAGCTGATGTCGCAGCAACTGGAGATGGACATGGGTGATGACTCCACTGGCTATTGCCATGGCTCGTCGCTTAAGAGTGGCAacagcaatggcaatggcaatggcaatggcaacaacaacCTGCGACGCGATCTCAATCCCAGTTTGCAGCCCTCCATCAATGAGCTGCTGGATGCCAGCAGTCCGGACAGTGTGCTGCTGAATAACAATGCCAATCCCGATGTGGACTTCGATGCGGATAGTTTTGTGGCCCAGTTGAGCCAGCATGTCACGGGGAATGGCAACAGTCCGGGCGGAGTCAATTGCAATCCAGGATCCCTGGAATCATCTTCCTCTTCGTTGGCGGTGAATGGCCATTTCAGCAGCCACAGCACGCCCATGGATTGCGACGATTTTGAGAGCACACTGAACTCTTTCATGCAGGCGGTGACGCAACCGCAGGCGGGCCAACATGGCGAATACTCAACGGCAGCCACGAGCATCAATGGtactggaggaggaggaggtggaggagtgGACAACGGCAGCggtggaggagcaggaggaggagcagtgGACGCCTTTAATGCCAGCGGCGATATATTCGATCTGTTCAACATGGACGACTACAAGATGAACTGGGCAGCAGGGGATTTTACAGTCTAG